A part of Brassica rapa cultivar Chiifu-401-42 chromosome A05, CAAS_Brap_v3.01, whole genome shotgun sequence genomic DNA contains:
- the LOC103868678 gene encoding UV-B-induced protein At3g17800, chloroplastic has product MAASFAQSPSFLRRNASGSILLTASSPGFIRFSSGPQFRHRHSTCLKLSRPSQSRTTSLKSRRSFVVKSSASDSIAPLELKSPVGQFLSQILVSHPHLVPAAVEQQLEQLQTDREAEEQIKDSSSSLPGTDIVLYRRIAEVKEKERRKALEEILYALVVQKFMDANVSLVPSITSSSGRVDTWPTQDGELEQLHSPEVYEMIQNHLSIILKNREGDLSTVAQISKLGVGQVYAASVMYGYFLKRIDQRFQLEKTMKILPGGSDEGETSIEQAGRETERSFYEEAEETYQAVSSNQEVGGINASGGSSSETKQSRLKTYVMSFDGETLQRYATIRSREAVGIIEKHTEALFGRPEIVITPQGIDSSKDEHMKISFKGLKRLVLEAVTFGSFLWDVESHVDSRYHFVLN; this is encoded by the exons ATGGCAGCGAGTTTCGCTCAATCTCCCTCCTTTCTGCGTCGAAACGCCTCTGGGTCGATTCTCCTGACGGCAAGCTCCCCTGGATTCATCCGATTCAGCTCCGGTCCTCAATTTCGCCACAGA CACAGCACTTGTCTTAAACTCTCGAGACCATCGCAAAGCAGAACAACTTCTCTTAAGTCTCGGAGAAGCTTTGTGGTTAAATCTTCAGCTTCTGACTCAATTGCGCCACTTGAGTTGAAGTCTCCGGTGGGGCAGTTTCTGTCGCAGATACTCGTGAGCCATCCTCATCTTGTCCCAGCAGCTGTTGAGCAACAGCTTGAACAGCTTCAAACCGACCGAGAAGCTGAGGAACAGATCAAAGATTCGTCCTCCTCCCTTCCTGGAACAGACATTGTTCTTTACAG GAGAATAGCTGAGGTtaaggagaaagagagaagaaaggcTTTGGAAGAGATTTTATATGCATTAGTTGTTCAGAAGTTCATGGACGCTAATGTTTCACTTGTGCCATCCATAACCTCATCATCTGGGAGAGTTGATACTTGGCCCACTCAAGACGGGGAACTCGAGCAACTTCACTCCCCTGAGGTTTACGAGATGATTCAGAATCATCTTTCCATCATTCTTAAAAACCGTGAGGGTGATCTGTCAACTGTAGCACAGATAAGCAAGCTCGGAGTTGGACAGGTATATGCTGCTTCTGTGATGTATGGCTATTTCCTGAAGCGGATCGACCAAAGGTTTCAGCTTGAGAAGACGATGAAGATTCTTCCTGGTGGGTCAGATGAAGGTGAGACTAGCATTGAGCAAGCAGGGAGGGAAACAGAGAGAAGCTTCTATGAAGAAGCGGAAGAGACTTATCAAGCTGTCTCCTCAAACCAAGAAGTTGGAGGGATCAATGCCAGTGGTGGTTCCAGCAGCGAAACGAAACAATCCCGGTTAAAGACATACGTCATGTCCTTTGATGGAGAAACCCTTCAGAGATACGCTACAATCAGATCAAGAGAAGCAGTTGGGATCATCGAGAAGCACACAGAGGCGTTGTTTGGGAGGCCAGAGATTGTGATAACACCGCAAGGCATTGATTCGTCCAAGGACGAGCACATGAAGATCAGTTTCAAGGGACTGAAGAGGCTTGTGCTGGAGGCTGTGACGTTCGGTTCGTTCCTCTGGGATGTAGAGAGTCATGTAGATTCAAGGTATCACTTCGTACTCAACTGA